The following proteins come from a genomic window of Coriobacteriia bacterium:
- a CDS encoding tetratricopeptide repeat protein — protein MSPRGRQVLLAEGLARQGHVAPAVEACYEALRLDDADPLVHALLSDLFLAGDFHDEAIAAATKAIELDPECAPAYLSLGLAYDRRGGMWDQSILVWHELAEVAPELVTAHVQLGEAFAAAAFEAEAIEAWKQALELDVHEARAMYNLAVAALKKEGMATALPGFRKAGELDPSQDDFFFALAGVYDDGAAAPDPIDVPPDRDSRLAAAFALAFEEDFFSSVDLIRLILDENADDPEALALAGYLYLKQEAVNEAMAVALRALAVSTKTPTAVYVLGAAFAKRPGLNRNAARVFGALAKAVPNQPMPHVLLAESLLGLQRYGQAKQAYLRAVELDPTFVRARFGLAASLLTEGEHALAHHEIRRAAYYDTRRQGLFWQLYDTYAEGRE, from the coding sequence ATGAGTCCCCGGGGACGCCAGGTGCTTCTTGCCGAGGGTCTTGCACGCCAGGGGCACGTCGCTCCGGCGGTCGAGGCGTGTTACGAGGCACTGCGGCTTGACGATGCCGACCCGCTGGTTCACGCACTTCTCTCGGACCTCTTCTTAGCCGGGGACTTCCATGACGAAGCGATCGCGGCGGCGACCAAGGCCATCGAGCTCGATCCGGAGTGTGCTCCTGCGTACCTGTCGCTGGGGCTGGCCTATGACCGGCGCGGTGGCATGTGGGACCAGTCGATCCTCGTGTGGCACGAACTGGCCGAGGTGGCTCCGGAGCTCGTGACCGCCCACGTGCAGCTCGGGGAGGCCTTCGCCGCTGCGGCGTTCGAAGCGGAGGCCATCGAGGCGTGGAAGCAGGCGCTCGAACTCGACGTGCACGAGGCGCGGGCGATGTACAACCTCGCCGTGGCAGCGCTCAAGAAGGAAGGCATGGCGACCGCTCTGCCGGGATTTCGCAAGGCCGGCGAGCTCGACCCGAGCCAGGATGACTTCTTCTTCGCGCTGGCCGGCGTGTACGACGACGGCGCGGCCGCACCGGACCCGATCGACGTACCGCCCGATCGGGACAGTCGGCTCGCGGCAGCGTTCGCACTGGCCTTCGAGGAGGACTTCTTCAGCTCGGTGGACCTGATCCGGCTGATCTTGGATGAGAACGCCGACGACCCCGAGGCCCTCGCACTTGCGGGTTACCTGTATCTGAAGCAGGAGGCGGTGAACGAGGCGATGGCGGTGGCGCTCCGTGCCTTGGCGGTCTCGACGAAGACACCGACCGCGGTCTACGTGCTCGGGGCCGCTTTCGCCAAGCGTCCGGGACTCAACCGAAACGCCGCACGGGTCTTCGGCGCACTGGCCAAGGCGGTGCCGAACCAGCCGATGCCCCATGTCTTGCTCGCCGAGTCTCTCTTAGGGCTCCAGCGCTACGGCCAGGCGAAGCAGGCGTATCTGCGCGCTGTCGAACTGGACCCGACCTTCGTGAGGGCTCGGTTCGGACTAGCCGCTTCACTGCTCACCGAGGGCGAGCACGCGCTCGCGCACCACGAGATCCGCCGTGCCGCCTACTACGACACCCGCCGTCAGGGACTCTTCTGGCAACTGTACGACACCTACGCCGAGGGGAGGGAGTAG
- a CDS encoding cobalamin-dependent protein (Presence of a B(12) (cobalamin)-binding domain implies dependence on cobalamin itself, in one of its several forms, or in some unusual lineages, dependence on a cobalamin-like analog.), with amino-acid sequence MADDAAARLYQAFVNQDPAAAISVIEKVKQSGVAQAQLFDHLFAPAMSLLGGAWASGAIDEYGFTQAAVIAEQITSFVTPPTTAQDTGITILLGTMHRDLHAIDKDVTGAALKEAGHRVIDLGEDVRPAEFLERAEETGARIVIVFAQMNGTALSISRVREMFTAGGRDDLVLFVSGGPFAADVSLAKHVGANGVVRGAESALKLVAKVTSVPATGGGR; translated from the coding sequence ATGGCAGATGATGCTGCAGCACGCCTGTACCAGGCCTTCGTGAACCAAGACCCGGCGGCCGCGATTTCGGTCATCGAGAAGGTGAAGCAGTCGGGCGTGGCCCAGGCCCAGCTGTTCGATCACCTCTTCGCGCCCGCCATGTCGCTCTTGGGCGGTGCGTGGGCCAGTGGTGCGATCGACGAGTACGGCTTCACGCAGGCCGCGGTGATCGCCGAACAGATCACGAGCTTCGTCACGCCGCCGACCACGGCACAGGACACCGGCATCACCATCTTGCTGGGCACGATGCACCGCGATCTTCACGCGATAGATAAGGACGTCACCGGCGCCGCTCTCAAAGAGGCGGGTCACCGGGTCATCGACCTGGGAGAGGACGTCCGACCGGCTGAGTTTCTCGAGCGTGCTGAGGAGACCGGCGCACGAATCGTCATCGTGTTCGCTCAGATGAATGGCACCGCGCTCAGCATCTCTCGGGTGCGCGAGATGTTCACGGCCGGCGGACGCGACGATCTGGTTCTGTTCGTGTCCGGAGGGCCGTTCGCGGCAGACGTCTCGCTTGCCAAGCACGTGGGCGCCAATGGCGTGGTCCGCGGTGCCGAGAGCGCGCTGAAGCTCGTAGCCAAAGTCACGAGTGTGCCGGCGACCGGAGGCGGCCGATGA
- a CDS encoding Ppx/GppA phosphatase family protein, with protein sequence MSATRRLAAIDIGTVTTRLLVAEVTGCHIAQIERSTDITHLGEGLLTTGSLSPEAMARVAAVIGRYAQRLQALGVEAYRAVATSASRDATNAAHFTRMLAEHGIDISVISGQREADLSFAGAVTGRRGDGLLVVDCGGGSTELVLGSSSDSGPRIVAARSVDVGSRRMTERFFRADPPDGADLDAARAWATHEMRGYFDRLDERPRSMIALAGTATTLAAVRLGLKQYDSALVHGFEITGSDAADLLELFVDVPIEERRLIPGLHPERAGVIVAGTLILETVLALSGLDRFIVSEQDILYGILLDTYRDLQESSP encoded by the coding sequence ATGAGCGCCACGCGCCGTCTGGCCGCCATCGATATCGGTACGGTGACGACGCGACTTCTTGTCGCCGAAGTGACAGGTTGTCACATCGCACAGATCGAGCGCAGCACCGACATCACCCATCTGGGCGAGGGCCTGTTGACGACCGGGTCTTTGTCACCTGAGGCTATGGCGCGTGTCGCTGCGGTGATCGGGCGCTACGCACAGCGTCTCCAGGCCCTCGGGGTCGAGGCGTACCGAGCGGTTGCGACGAGCGCCAGCCGAGATGCGACCAATGCGGCGCACTTTACTCGCATGCTTGCGGAGCACGGGATCGACATCAGTGTCATCTCCGGGCAACGTGAAGCCGACCTCTCGTTCGCCGGCGCCGTGACGGGCCGGCGCGGTGACGGGCTGCTCGTGGTCGACTGCGGCGGCGGCTCGACCGAGCTGGTGCTCGGGTCCTCAAGTGATAGCGGGCCCAGAATCGTCGCCGCTCGATCGGTCGACGTGGGTTCGCGCCGCATGACCGAGAGGTTTTTCCGCGCCGACCCGCCGGACGGGGCGGATCTCGATGCCGCACGGGCGTGGGCGACGCACGAGATGCGCGGTTACTTCGACCGGCTGGACGAGCGGCCACGCTCGATGATCGCGCTGGCGGGCACGGCGACGACGTTGGCCGCGGTGCGCCTCGGTCTGAAGCAGTACGACTCCGCGCTCGTGCACGGGTTCGAGATCACCGGCTCTGACGCCGCCGACCTGCTGGAGCTGTTCGTGGACGTGCCCATTGAAGAGCGACGACTCATTCCGGGGCTCCATCCTGAGCGCGCAGGCGTGATCGTGGCGGGTACGCTCATCCTTGAGACGGTGCTCGCGTTGTCCGGATTGGACCGGTTCATCGTGAGCGAGCAAGACATTCTGTATGGGATACTGTTGGACACCTATCGCGACCTGCAGGAATCGAGTCCGTGA
- a CDS encoding DUF501 domain-containing protein, with translation MSRPGDEVTVALQTGREPRDPWRVGNRCDHGYPSVILSPSMLGDGTRFPTWAWLTCPHLVEHARAAESAGDIAGWNARLSSDAALAARLALVEDELRAARSRESAHGDCCGQDGIAGQRVFGHVKCLHAHAALYLAGLADPVGEAVVVAAGATCADNRCAKLLADAGRDSA, from the coding sequence GTGAGCAGGCCGGGTGACGAGGTGACTGTCGCCCTTCAGACAGGACGCGAACCTCGCGATCCGTGGCGCGTCGGCAACCGCTGTGACCACGGGTACCCAAGCGTCATTCTCTCTCCGTCGATGCTGGGCGACGGCACGCGCTTCCCCACGTGGGCATGGCTCACGTGCCCCCACCTCGTGGAGCACGCCCGGGCGGCCGAGTCGGCGGGGGATATCGCCGGCTGGAACGCCCGGCTGTCGTCTGATGCGGCTCTCGCTGCGCGCCTGGCGCTCGTCGAGGACGAGCTCAGAGCGGCGCGCTCCCGTGAGTCCGCGCACGGCGACTGCTGTGGGCAAGACGGCATCGCCGGTCAGCGAGTGTTCGGCCACGTGAAGTGCCTACACGCTCACGCCGCGCTCTATCTCGCGGGTCTTGCAGACCCCGTGGGCGAGGCTGTGGTGGTCGCGGCGGGCGCAACGTGCGCCGACAACCGTTGCGCGAAGCTGCTGGCTGACGCTGGCCGGGACTCAGCATGA
- a CDS encoding septum formation initiator family protein, with the protein MAPRNTQHGASATSRRASGSGERARASAHSRAPKTSLKKHSAKAATCDAPSSTRWWAVPLAVIVIVTAFVLAYYPVAQVQYREARERARLSSELEALTARNERLSGQVARLQTPEGVEDYARTQLGLVKRGERVVVVRDASGVPLVPAEPGVPDVDSGNIAKQPVGPWTDLLDLVFGLR; encoded by the coding sequence ATGGCACCGAGAAACACGCAGCACGGGGCATCAGCGACATCGCGGCGCGCGTCCGGATCGGGCGAACGCGCGCGGGCGTCGGCGCATTCGCGCGCACCCAAGACCTCATTGAAGAAGCACTCGGCCAAGGCTGCCACGTGCGATGCTCCGTCCTCGACCAGGTGGTGGGCTGTCCCGCTCGCCGTCATCGTCATCGTCACCGCCTTCGTCCTCGCGTACTATCCCGTGGCCCAAGTGCAGTACCGCGAGGCTCGTGAGAGGGCGCGGCTGTCGTCGGAGCTGGAGGCGCTGACCGCCCGCAATGAGCGTCTGTCCGGGCAGGTCGCGCGCTTGCAGACCCCCGAGGGGGTGGAGGATTACGCGCGCACTCAGCTCGGCCTTGTGAAACGTGGAGAGCGCGTCGTGGTCGTGCGGGATGCCTCCGGAGTCCCCTTGGTGCCGGCTGAACCCGGTGTCCCTGATGTGGACTCGGGCAACATCGCAAAGCAGCCGGTCGGCCCTTGGACCGATCTGCTCGATCTTGTCTTCGGCTTGAGGTGA